Part of the Anopheles gambiae chromosome 3, idAnoGambNW_F1_1, whole genome shotgun sequence genome is shown below.
ATTTTGGAAGTTCATAGATCCGTTGTGCAAATGCGCATAATTGAGGGATCTCGTCAGTTCCGCAACCTAGGAAACATTAATCGGTATGTAGTGCTTTCAAACTAATTTGACATGTGTTGatatgcttttcttttcattacTTGCAGAACGTCtgtgctgtttgtttcaatttctttcattgTACTTATGATAATTTCCCTGGTTTGGTTAGTATTTTACTATGTGCAACGATTCCGGTATTTGCAAACCAAAGACAAACAATCAGTAAGTAACATGCCCAACAATTCCTTTACCAATTTTTCTTGCCAATAATGCAAAATTGATACATGTCGTacgataatttattatttattacacaGAAACGACTCTGCAGTGTCGCAAAGCGGATTATAGCAAAAATCCCTACCAAGAGTATTAAATCAGATGACAAggtatgttatttttttaatttgtgatTTGAAATGGGCGAATTTCTAAGGAATATTGAAAATTTTGATAAAAGTTAGTAATGGGTAACTGATATCGAATATTTCGTTTTTCAGGAAATCGATAATGATTGCTGTGCCATTTGCATCGAACCGTATAAAGTAACTGATGTTATACGTGTTCTACCGTGCAAGTATGTACTATTGATAAACGAAAAATTACACTACATTTAATATAATCTACTCTTTCCCGTTCCTCCAGGCACGAGTTCCATAAGGTCTGCATAGATCCATGGCTACTTGAGCATCGTACCTGCCCAATGTGCAAAATGGACATTCTGAAGCATTATGGCTTTGTGGTGGGTTCTTCCTCATCTTCTCAAATCAATTCAGCGATCGCAGAATATCTAAATGTTgccccaccgccaccgccctcTAATACGTCTACCATCACTACCTCCTCAATTGCTTCGACTGAAGAATCATCGAGAAGAGTTTCCTGGTCCACTGGGGCAGATATGGGTCCAGCTACGTCTGCCACAGTGGACGGGAGCATTCCAACGACGCTCTTTGGTAATGATTACGTTGCCGGTCGCAATGGTGGCACTTCCGTTGGTCAGCTTACTGATATCGTAACAATCATTATCAACATCGATGATAACGAGAGTCCAACAGGTCGTGGTGATACTGTTACGGGCAGTAGCGGTGCGAGTGGCGGTGGCAGCAACAGTAGGATGGGTGTATTATGCGATCTTTCAACGCATGACGTTGTAAATTGTAGTAGCGCTAGTGCTAGTAGTAACGACAGGGACAATAGTAATTGTGATAACGGTAATACAATCAGCAACGACAGTAACGAAAGTAACAGCGACAGCCATCTTATAAGCAGAAAAATAACAGATGTGTAAATGCATCTTAATAACATATACTATTTAGTAATAGTCCTGAAACAATGCTTGACGATAGTTAACGATGAAGAAGGCAATCCTAAACTGTGCCATGCGAGCCGGCTCGTCTGACATTAGAGTCCACGTAGTCTGGAATTATTGTGTGTTCACTAGTTTCTTCAGTTGTGTGATTAACTGGATAAACTTAAATGATTGATACACAATCAAATGAACAGACCATTAACATTGTAACATACGTCGAGAGAAATTAATTCGTAAATTTCGCCTAAAATAGACCAGCGACCCGTAATAATCGCGTATTAAAACTTAATTGTTTAACCGTGTAAGATTCTGTGATACAAACTTGAGACATAAATATGATAATTTTGTCACTATCGTAATCGAACTCATTCAGCTTCCGTCAGCGCTGTTATTTGAAACGATGCTACTATTACTAATTACTATTGATCCCGTCTTAGCTGTAGAGTTAAACAGGCGCAGCTGAAATGGTGATGAGATACAGACTAagagatagaaagaaaaataaaagagagaaagaaatacaaAAAGGAAATGAACGATTTATAGAAAAAAGATAAGGATAAATAGAgctgaaagaaagagaaagaaaagaagacgTAAAGATAGAAAAGGAGAACGAGAGAGTTGGACGGACAGATTAAAGTAGCAGGACAATCAAAGAATATCCTTATTTTTTCGCTATCCCACCATATTACAAGGGTACAGCATTATGGTAATACACGAACGTTTGGGCATAGGCGGAATATCATAGATTTTTGCACCagtttgaataattttgcGAGCTCTTTTAATACTAAAAATGATCCAAATGCCTCGACAGCTGCAGGATATAAGATATGCTTGCTGCCGATCACATGTATCACCATCATGAGTATGCAACAATATTAtcgaaaatattgaaaattatcaTCCCTTCAACATATAGATTTCATGATagaaaagaaattattttttccgTTTTAAAATCCATGGTCTATTACGTAGTTTGCTCAAATGGCGCTTATAAATGAGCAATAGAACGAATGAGCTTTTAGCAACGGATAAGCACTTATGCACTTACGAAAACTgtatagaaaataaaaagcaatatggttttattcattatttcttttttgttgtaattttgCTGCTAGGcataatatttattaaattcaatacattatttttcttcgctgtttttcttttaatattttgGGTTGGGTACATTTCAGTAGTTACTGCTTCGTATAATAATTTAGATAATGATATATTATCGCAGTAGTTTACAATAAGCtcgaataaatattataatttttttaattaatcaagTGAAGTAACCGCATTAATTTTCTTACTCTCAATCGTGACTGTTGTCGTGGTGTAGACACGTTTCAATACTATTTGAACTAATCAAAAATCCAGCATAGATTTCATTGATTTCGCCAACTttctaatttaattttttgctaGTTATATTTGTTAGATATCATTTATTAAAGTATTTCCTTAATGGCTTCGTATTATAAATTGTGAAATGTATACCATTTCTGGTTAATATAAATAAGCTTCACGGCATCAAGCAATGTGTAAAATACAATAAGACCGCTTCGTGATTTACCATTTGTTTTCTTAGTTTACGGGTAGTCAAGAAAGTATTCTTCAACTAGACATGGACATGGAAGAAGGAGATCTTATTGACGACAGAAGCAGCACGGATGGAGGATATCAGAGACGTAACAGTGTCAGTCCTTTACCTCAAATAAGAGCCTCGAATGAAAATCAGGTAACGTAAATTGTGGAAACACCCGACACCGCTGTGGCTGTATTGTTCATAATATTACTCCTTTCTTTTTATCAGATGTCACGCAGTTCCTCTGATTCAGATTCCGAACAAGAACAGTCATCGCCTGGTCGACGTTCGGCTCAAGCACGAATTAAGCGTGATAGCCAACAAAATCACGATGAGATGATACCGCAGGACGGCGACATTTGTGTAGGTTGTCTTGCAGCAGCGTTAAAcaggaaacagaaaaacagtGATACCTGTGCTATTACAGACGATGTGGACAGTGATGTGAGTATGACTATGATGGAATATATCGAATTGGCAGACAATACAATTACATGTTTTCCCGGTCGTTTAGTCTTACGCCGCTGAAACAAACGGTTCTAAAAGTCTACCAGCAACGCTAAAAAAATACAAGGGTAACCATTCAACCGGATCTTGTCGTGGTATGAATCCTCCAGACCATTATCATCCGTATCCTCATAGTAACAACCGTGGCAGCAAAGCTTACCAGACTCAAGATTCGCAACAAACCGCTCGTGATGATGCAAACGCGCCACATTCATCGAAAATTCCATTCAAGTTTTACAAAACTGATCGCGGTCAGCCACGTAAAACGCGAACACCGCTCCGCAACTTAATTCCTCAATCGATTTCAGCACCCTGTGATACTGACAGCTCGTTGCGCGTATGCATCCATAGCAGCCCAGAGCAGCTTCCAAAAGAGGCTTCTACATCCAAGTTGGATGCAATGGAATCCAATAAACAAATAGAGGACATACCTCAAGTGCATATAAGTCTACATCCGGTCGATGTCAAGCGACGTTGCTCGCTGTCACGCAATTCATCTTGTTCATCAGCTGATCGCAAGGACATAGTAACATGCGAAGATTTGAAAATGGCAATGGATTACTCCAACGAGGAGGATGTTTCAGATGAAACGGAACCAAACAGTGATAATGATCTGATAGTTAGACGATCGGAGCGGGGTAGCGAAAAAGAAACTCGGAAAAAGTGATTAAATCGATGGTATCGTTTAAAACCATCGGGTAATCCATGGCACGATGATAGATAATGATCGCTTTTCTGCTACCACCCAAGAAACACGGTTGATGACGAATCGAAACACGTAATGTGATAGAGTGAGACTGTACAGGCGAGACATATGTGAGTCAGTTTCCGTTAGATAAAGCATGTGTTTGTACGGACTTTTCCCGCAATGGGAATGGGTTTCTGCATTGATGTAGGTGGACTTATTACGATAAATAATCCCTCCTTTGGAATCCTCCTACGAAACCAGCAGAGCTTTCAGCTTAGACAGTAGTTCTTGAACACTTTCAATAATAATTCTAGCAAAAGCGAGCAACCTAAAGGAAACATTTGTAGGGCACGTAATATTTTAATCCCGTTCTTTGATAGAATACCAAACCACTACAATGGCGTTTCGCGTTGTTGTTTAGCAATGACGAAATTTAAATAGTATAGATAATTCTAGTGAAATGTTTCTAGCAATATCGCGCAGTCACTAAATCTTGGTATTCCACTACAATGCAATAAATCAGAAACTAttccacagtaaaaaaaactttttccgAATTAAAGTCCTACGCAAATTAAATGATAGatactatgttttttttttaattagatAGGAGGAATATAGCAGTTACTCATTTTGCAATTTAGACTCTTAAACTACATAAGAACTATttcaaaaaggaagaaaagcgCTTTATCGTTTGATGGTGCATGATTGGCTATAgggatttgttttattcaaaccCACAATACGCTTAGATATGCTCATGTATGATTGAAAACGATGTTTGAAAACACGAAATGAATAAGCTAAATTAATGAAGGTAGCAACTACCAAAATAATGAATGGCTTAACATGACTTTGTCAATTTACTCGACTAAGAAAACTATAGCCAACATCCGCAACTAGACATTTGGCTTTAAAATTGAGCTAGAAATAGTGTGCTGAtaggacattgaaataaaataatttaaactaCAAAAAGAAGCCAACCATTGTTGTGGGCGtactaatttatttattttatttattgcgtTTCAAAAATTAATGTTACGCATCGGAACGAACACGAACGCAGACACGtgacatatttttgttttgtaacgTTGAAAATTCGTAGAGGGGCGTTAGCATTCGTCtcgtaaataataaataaacaataactaaaacaacagcaacgagaTGAGAACATGTTACTGTCTTTGAACATTTTCATCTTGATTTCTATTTATTGTCATCTGGCTCTTAATAAAACAATGTATGAATAAATTACTTGAATCGAATGAAGGATAGGATAATAAGATTTGTATCTAGGTTATTAGAAATTCTTTGACGGCCGACTACACCGCAGAGTTGGCATGTAGAATTGCTTTAATTTGCTATTATCACGAATGTTGGAACTAACTTTGTATGGAATGCACTGTTTTAGGAACAATCCGGTTTAACCAATCGACGAGTCACAGTTAATCAATCAAGCTGACCGTCACTCAATTTGATATCATAtatatacaatacaatacaatacaatacaatatacAATAACTTAGTTAAAGATGCCTATCTCTTTACAACTTTGGTTGTATGTTGTTTAGATCTAAAGTAAGCCCTAGATACTTTACTTCGGATAACCAGGGGACAGGAGCGCTACTTATTCTAACTTTATGTCCTACAGGTTTTCGTGTGCTTGTTTCTTGCTGTTGGTCCTTATCGTTTTACAAAGATTGACATTGCCCAATGAGGATCGAAGTGTATTCGTTGCATATTAGTTTTGACACTCTTTTAAACTGAGTTTTAAATTTCCAAACCTACCGATAGCTACCGAAAAAATGGAAGCTTCTACCCAAAACTACcgacacaattttggtgctcCTAACTATAACCGCAAGAAAACAAAGTGCCAAAgttgctgcagctgcaaaaaaaatcctttataaaatattttttcttcagtGTCACGGTGAACGGATTTTTGTCGTTCGTCCTAACGTGTTGAAAATATGTtctaacattttttttttcaatttacatcAAGTTAAAAATATTTAGTGTTTTTGTTCGGTTTTAGTAGTCGTATAgatttcaaatatttacaGAGGTTTTGCATTGAGGTGTACGAGTTGTCGAAGGTAGTTTACTACTATAGTGGAACTCCTCATAACCAATTGTTCGCATAGCCAGCAAATCTAAATGCTCTACAAATACCTCTCATAACGAGTAAAATCATTTGTGTTTCTGGTTCATTTTTGGGTGTGGATATGAAATCAAAATCATGATCGATAAACATTCagcatttgtttgattttaattatcGCTCAGGTAAATAAGAGCTTTAATACAGTTGATGACCGCTAACTGAATGGATTTTAATTGGAATGtcgctaactggagtgattcgcagtttaaaaatacttaaacgtcaaaacatgaaacatccggAGTTTCATGAAGGGAAATTCATAGCAAATGTCTATTTTTCACACAAATTTTGGCTCTTTTGCCAACGTGtgataatttataatttatatcaacatacagtagaacgtcgattatccgggtagctcgggaccggacggttgccggttaatcgatttgcacggataatggtccaagaaatgtcaaattcatataaaaattataaaattcactagttttatgattaatttactttgaatcaatcaattaatcgttagtagaatattattttaatcaataactataggtttaacaactgttcatgaacaaaaatgaatttcgaaaacaccactagacactacagagctgtaCAAACGCTGCCCACCTGGCTaacgctgcaaatgttcgctgtacgcttgaacagctgtcacatttatgggCACGGTTaaaccgcccgccggttaatccgcccccggataatcgacgttctactgtaaatgaaaaaaaagtttgataTGTTTATTCAAGTTAGCGTCAATGAAAACAATCAATTCATCGAAAGCTCCCTAAAGGAATCGGGAGGAGTTTGTTTGCATCTCGGTCACCTACTGTACTAACTAATCGTTAAAACTCAAATATAAAACTATTGCCAGGAGGAGAAGTGTCGTAGTAATTGTTTGAGTTGCAAGTATGTGGTATCCCAAGGAACATTTTAAATCTTATCATAGTTTTAACGATGTTGCTATGGAAATTTCATTAAgccttcttttttcatttgaaagtCGTATATGACCTCATAAgactaaaataaaactaacttAAGGCTGAAAGGGCCCATCTACAGAACTCTGTTAAGACTACTAGTTAAAACCATTTCTAGACCTTTAAAACGTGAGGCGCAAATAAACTATCAAAATAACAACATATTGCTATGGATATGTTCTTGAGATGGCAATGAAGCATTGAATATGAAGTTATAATAATGGTTGAGAGTTATTTGCGTATTTTTATGTTgtattgatattttttctgATGATCTTGCTCGCGTACGCGCAGAAATCCATGCCAAGAAAATTTCACTGTTGAAATACATtgtaataatttgaaaaatatcaaagcGCCTCAATAATATGCACctttttagtttaaaaataaatcattaaaaaatacagatttattttaaacgccCTCAATTTGCACCAAAAGGAATGTCATAATAAACATGAGGTGAAGGTCGTTTTGGAAAttgacatttttttctatttgtcatgtaaaatatgaattttttttatcaaaatatcaACATGGCTAACACATATTGCACACACAAATGAACAAtcatattaataaaaatggatTCCATTGGCTTAAGATCAGAAGGTCTTTCCTGATCACAAGTTCAGTTGATTTGTAGTGCAACATGTGTGGCTAAGATCTTTTTAAACAGCACATAGCTATAGGAACCGCTTGTGCAGACTAATAAGTTTTAAGAATCTCCTCGTACAGGCAGTGTCAGAGATACGCGGAATCTGATATACGCATGTTTACATAATCTTGATTTTCTCAgttttatccatttttatttattaataaaattaGAAATACATCGAATAGTCTTTGCAGGGGATAAAACAACCCACTACAAGCAAAAcgaatataaaattaaaaattgtttagcTGAAAATCCCAGAATACAATTTATGAAGAAGTTAGAAATACTCGGcttatcaacatttttcgttAATAGCGTATTTCAAGTACAACCTGTATAGCCTGTTTCAAGTTCCCTTCGTCCAAGACTTTATAGGCATTTAATAAGATCAATTGATATTGATGCCTTAGTCTCAAATAACAAGTTTTGAAACGTGCTTAAGAATACATTTATAGGTTGATTAAAGCCAGCCATCAAAACTCCAATTTTAGTTTTAACAGACAGTCTTATAAGCGACTTCAGAACGTTTTAaaggtttaacaactttaaAGACTGTTAAGCATCTTCAAAAGACATGTTAAAACTATGTGGCTCAGTATACTCATAGTAAATAATGCTTTAAGACATGTTTAAGTGTAAAAGGTATGGGAAATGTTTCTTGGGATATGTGTATACGAGTGCTTCAAATGCGGTTTTCCTGGATCTATTTGCACATGAAGGCGAGAGTTTCATCTACTAATTGCTTCCACTTTGATGACTTCCATAGgagtacattttttttattcagtaggaaccagtggcggatctagcggtaggcggactaggcggtcgcttggggccccgccgatttaggggcctcgtagatcgccattctatagtatgccgtatggacagagtactagcgacaagggctcctggaaggatggacgttggggccccgaggctggcgaacccccccccccccccctccctcgtcagcaaaaattttagagcctgtgactgatgatcgtagggcccccgacggcatttcaggtttactgttcaatctcccaacagccaGTTTAGTGCCGCTATCACCCCCCGAacaccatttaccatttacaggggacctcaactcgtcttaccgccccgatacccttaatccgccactgggaGGAACGGTCCGAAAAGATCGTATTGCTACCATAGAAGTGCATATGAGATCTGCAAGTGGGTTGTATTCGTACTTAATACAGCCTCAGAGAGAGAttctacggctcgctcaaccccgttccagcgctggtcggtctgaccctatgttccgcatgtcggctgttttcaacactgtttcggattgcttcgacttcaaCATCccaactcagtgcttcaaggaacgtctccggcttctgccgtggccgcagtgaattgcgatacaaatcttgttttcttttaatgtACTGTTACTTATCTTATTTAGGCCATAAGGCCCGTTGAAGATAGAactataaataataataataatataattatgATGAAACTGGCTtatttttgacaaaaaaaaatagcaggAAATTCATATCTATCTGCGGAACAACAAAACCTTCTTagacacaaaaccaaacatatCGTTATAAAAACGGTATTCAGGAAATACTTAAACCAATCAACCACTTTTTCAATAACGAAAACGATAGTACATTTTTTTAAGCACAAAAAGATGTTATGATTTATTCATATAAATTTGTTGAAAGACAAGATGTTTTAAATCCTCGCTAGGTTTCCTACCGTTTTGGCGCTTACACTAGGTACATGTTACATGAGATGTATCGTTATAGTTCGTTGGAACAGAAGAACAAGCAGTACTTCGCAATATATTACAAGGCTTCTGAGCCTTGTGAATTGAGATCAATTCTCTATCGGTTAATATTACCGAATTGTATGGGAAAGGAGAAAATTATTTACAAGGCACTTAACTAACTTATAATCTATTTTTGATTTGATCTAATTCATTGGTATTTTCATCGTATTCCTAACTGCTAAATAAATTCCTAATTATGTCAACTTCCGAGTCTCGACATTTGCACTTTAAGCACTCAATGATTTCACTTAATTTATCTTTTATAGGAACAAAACCTGTTTCGCTATGAAGGGCCCTTGTGGGATATCTATTTGGCAGTCCCATAATGGTTTTCAGGAATCTGTTTTGTATGACTTGTATAGTCTGCATATTTGTTCGAGAGCACCTTCCCCAAGCTATGCTACCGTACGTTGCTGTCAAGCCCTCGTTGGAGACCTGCTCGTATGAATCTCAGAGGTTTTGCCGAGTACAGGATGGCTGTGTCGTCTGCATACAGTGCCCGGCTCGTGTTTGCCCCCAATGTAGGGACGTCAGCAGGGTAGCAGTTGTACAACACGGGACCCAGAATACTCCCCTGCGGCACATTAGCATTGTTTTCGTATGGGTCAGATTTCTCTGATCCAATGTAGACAGCCGAAGACCGTCCACTTAGGTAGCTTTGTACAAGCCTAACAATGTACACAGGAAAGCCCTGCACCCTCAGCTTATGTATAAGACCATCGTGCCAGACGTTATCAAACGCCTTTTCCACATCAAGAAGAGCCATGGCAGTGGTTTTTCCACGCATTTTGGCAGAGTCGACAACGTCCAAAACGCGCTGAAGCTGCTGGGCTGCCGACCGATGTTTTCTAAAACCGAACTGAACTTCACTGATGACATTGTTCGATTCACAATGAGCCATCATACGAGTGTAAATTATTCATTCGAACAACTTACTTAAGGCACCAAGGAGTGAAATCAAACGATAGCTTGATCCTAAGCTAGGGTCCTTACCAGGTTTTAAAACAGGAACCACTTTTGCATATTTCCACAAGTGTGGAAAGTAGCCTAGCTCCAGACACCTGTTAAACACGTCGGTCAGTAACACAACAGTCCGACGTGTTTCAACATAATATTAAAGATACCATCCGCTCCTGGTGCTTTGTAGCCAACAAGATACTTAATGGTTCCTAGAAGTTCCCCGCTGGAGATACGCTGAATATTTGTCGCTTAAATAGGTTCTGAAACAAGAGAACTGATGCTGTCAGCAACCCTACTCTCATATGTGCTAGTCATGGATTCGCTCAATCTATGTGCCTGAGCAAAATTGACTGACAATTTCACTGCTTTTTCCCTAGGTGTAAAGGCAGGGACTCCACCATCAATTAGGACTGGTATCGGTCGACGCTTATCTTTGAGCACCTTAGTTAGACACCAAAAGGGCCGAGAGTGTTTAGGAAGTGTTTTTAAACGATCTGAAAATTGTCTATTTCTTACTTCAACCATTCTGGCGTCAACAATCTTAGCTACCTGCCTGTATAAAGAATAGTAAGTCCTGTTCCTCGTCCTTTGGTATGTCCGTCTCAACGAGTTTTTTGACGCAATAAGCCGTTGACGATAGTACAAATATCTTCTAGatactaataataaatataaatataatacAAATATAATATGTCATTGTTCGTATATGCCCCAAAAAGGGCTAAAAAGGGTAAATGCCCTAAAAAGGGATAACAATCAGCACATTTGCAGTCCTAGAACCAATTAGCttacttttcatacaaatcaTATGGAAAAGAACCTCTCGTATAACGAGTGAGTCACTAGAACGGTATTTTAAGGTGGATGGCACAGGTGGAGTGAATTTAAAAACAGTTGTGAGGAAAAATGTGTGGATTTGAGGAATTAGCAGGATAGAAATTTACAGAGCTCTTCAAGGAATAAACGTAACAATTTTTTCCACTTAGACAAAGcagttatttaaaaaacacaaggtatattttccaaatttttaaattttgtttcgaGTTCTATAACCGCGCAAATTAAACCATAGCTTAAACTGCATTACACTGTTAGGAAAAATTCTGGTGTCACTGTTCTCCCTCATGCAGTTCTCCTCTTATAACTCAGTCATTTTCCGGCCATCATACGGTTTCATTTCATCTCTGCTTCCATTTTTACATGTAACTGaggatgtttttttcattgtcAATACTATCAATATTTAATAAATCTGAAAAGTGATTTCGTATTGGCGTGGATTTGTAAAACTGGTGCGGATCTTAAATGGCTTCACGCGGATTTCGCGGTTTTTAAATCGAGGCTTCTGTAACAGCTCTGTATTTAGCGAAGATGTATTTTAAATCACATTAGTATTACAATTTGAAGTTTGTACTtcgtttttcattattataattattataattgtttatgattatttatttataattacTAGTTATAATGGCAACTCACAATCAAATTGAATTAACCACAAATATCAATTTTTATGcaattttatttgtagttcAATTTTATGCAATTACAGAAAATGTTGACGTGAAACAC
Proteins encoded:
- the LOC1272683 gene encoding E3 ubiquitin-protein ligase goliath, whose product is MMSALSHQVNMNNFLSLLVGASLVAANSSPSHDIASLSQPTEFSNGVSSFALPAEDRMAIESSTLAYLNYSFTGPDGHLIEFGSESAKYGEGRVLNRSGLLVHISNSANHSDHTGCSKQWSGTLGGTIPERDAPWIALVRRGSCNFEDKVKHAYERGAAGIIIYNDKNDTKLEKMKINDKERNITAVFTTNAMGRELIEILEVHRSVVQMRIIEGSRQFRNLGNINRTSVLFVSISFIVLMIISLVWLVFYYVQRFRYLQTKDKQSKRLCSVAKRIIAKIPTKSIKSDDKEIDNDCCAICIEPYKVTDVIRVLPCKHEFHKVCIDPWLLEHRTCPMCKMDILKHYGFVFTGSQESILQLDMDMEEGDLIDDRSSTDGGYQRRNSVSPLPQIRASNENQMSRSSSDSDSEQEQSSPGRRSAQARIKRDSQQNHDEMIPQDGDICVGCLAAALNRKQKNSDTCAITDDVDSDSYAAETNGSKSLPATLKKYKGNHSTGSCRGMNPPDHYHPYPHSNNRGSKAYQTQDSQQTARDDANAPHSSKIPFKFYKTDRGQPRKTRTPLRNLIPQSISAPCDTDSSLRVCIHSSPEQLPKEASTSKLDAMESNKQIEDIPQVHISLHPVDVKRRCSLSRNSSCSSADRKDIVTCEDLKMAMDYSNEEDVSDETEPNSDNDLIVRRSERGSEKETRKK